Proteins from a single region of Palaemon carinicauda isolate YSFRI2023 chromosome 1, ASM3689809v2, whole genome shotgun sequence:
- the LOC137638521 gene encoding uncharacterized protein: protein MRKGSEWWNEKVKITVEEKKRAFEEWLQSNSVEKYKRYREKNVEVKLKICGKYLAKSKEVYVAFMDLEKAYNSVDREGMWNVMMLYGIGGRLLQAVKSFYKDSKACVRIVN, encoded by the exons atgaggaagggtagtgaatggtggaatgaaaaggTGAAGATaacagtggaagagaaaaagagggcatttgaagaatggctgcagagtaatagtgtagagaagtataaaagatatagagagaaaaatgtggaagtaaaacttaAG atatgtgggaaatatttagcaaaaagcaaggaagtgtatgttgcatttatggatctggagaaagcgtataatagtGTTGATAGGGAagggatgtggaatgtgatgatgttatatggaattggtggaaggttgttgcaagcagtgaagagtttctacaaagatagtaaagcatgtgttaggatagtaaATTAA